A single region of the Drosophila miranda strain MSH22 chromosome 2, D.miranda_PacBio2.1, whole genome shotgun sequence genome encodes:
- the LOC108155305 gene encoding prostatic acid phosphatase: MWNQIQPVCCAKAFIVIGVICVLSFGIGNAVHIPTYGSSEGETRPPDQLATLPGQLKFAHVIFRHGDRTPVDPYPTDPWNNIKFWPTGWGQLTNRGKEQHYELGKWLRNRYQSLLSSRYTNEDIFVQSTDVDRALMSAQSALSGLYEPQGNDIWNPRIDWQPIPVHTIPEKDDSILAMKASCPAYDYELATLEASSEFQALNERYRELFSYLSQNSGRLVKSFIEAQYLNNTLFIEKLYAMTLPVWTEKVYGRADLTYVSNFAFSIGTYTRSLARLKAGPLLKDIFERFDKKFNSQLTPDRSVWIYSAHDTTIANILNALKLFELHSPPYAACIMLEMRVDDSNTPLVSVFYKNTTAEPLPLDIPGCGLSCPLKTLVNLYQDVLPKNWESECKRSTMMMTYEEANLGAATAILIFIITVLLCASYGLMIYYRRRNYRLYTSYSPMA, from the exons ATGTGGAATCAAATTCAACCTGTCTGCTGTGCCAAGGCCTTTATTGTGATCGGCGTGATATGTGTGCTCTCATTTGGCATAGGAAATGCCGTCCACATCCCAACATATGGTAGCAGCGAAGGTGAGACGCGGCCCCCCGACCAGTTGGCCACGCTGCCAGGCCAGTTAAAGTTTGCGCATGTG ATATTTCGACACGGAGACCGAACGCCAGTGGACCCATATCCGACGGATCCCTGGAATAATATAAAGTTTTGGCCCACTGGTTGGGGCCAGTTAACCAAT CGGGGAAAGGAACAGCACTACGAGCTGGGCAAATGGCTGCGAAATCGATACCAATCATTGTTGAGCTCCAGATATACGAACGAGGACATCTTTGTTCAGTCCACTGACGTAGATCGTGCCTTGATGAGTGCGCAATCAGCTCTTTCTGGACTGTACGAGCCTCAAGGCAATGATATATGGAATCCCCGCATAGATTGGCAGCCTATACCTGTGCACACCATTCCCGAGAAGGACGATTCCATACTGGCCATGAAGGCGTCATGTCCAGCCTACGATTATGAGTTGGCCACGCTGGAGGCCTCATCAGAGTTCCAGGCTCTGAACGAACGATACCGCGAGCTTTTCTCCTACTTGAGCCAAAATAGCGGACGCCTCGTCAAGTCCTTTATAGAGGCTCAGTACTTGAATAACACGTTGTTTATTGAGAAACTTTACGCCATGACACTGCCCGTGTGGACGGAAAAGGTCTATGGCAGAGCGGACCTCACCTACGTGTCAAATTTTGCCTTCTCAATTGGCACGTACACGCGCAGTCTGGCGAGATTAAAGGCGGGCCCCTTGCTAAAGGATATCTTCGAGCGGTTTGATAAAAAATTCAACAGTCAATTGACGCCTGATCGTTCGGTGTGGATCTACAGTGCCCATGACACAACGATTGCCAATATTTTGAATGCCCTGAAGCTATTTGAGTTGCACAGTCCTCCGTACGCCGCATGCATTATGCTGGAGATGCGCGTGGATGATAGCAACACTCCGTTGGTGTCTGTGTTCTATAAGAACACCACTGCGGAGCCTCTGCCCCTGGACATACCCGGCTGTGGCTTGTCTTGCCCACTGAAAACTCTAGTCAATCTCTACCAAGACGTTCTTCCAAAGAACTGGGAGAGTGAATGCAAGCGTTCAACCATGATGATGACCTATGAGGAGGCCAACTTGGGTGCGGCGACAGCTATACTCATATTCATCATTACCGTTCTTCTGTGCGCCAGTTATGGCCTGATGATCTACTACCGTCGCCGTAATTACCGTCTGTATACCTCTTACTCTCCAATGGCATAA
- the LOC108155301 gene encoding protein artichoke: MKTWKQLPNEGRRLLLLLLCCLSHLTHRSEAWRPCPELSPALRLPCRCNVVPFAATGQLGAVAMDCDRVVFHGDAPQLPYGAPIVAYTQRYSGQQVLPAQTFGQLKLTIEELDLSNNLIRRIPEKAFDGLKDSLNELRLANNLLGDNLNPIFSTAELHVLKNLRVLDLSGNKIKLIEEGLLKGCSDLKEFYVDRNSLTAVPTNSLNGPSGLRHLSLRQNLIGALLPDSFNAQRQLEIIDLRHNILRSIDSLAFKGLQRIREIKLAGNRITHLNSDVFEKLQTLQKLDLSENFFGQFPTVALAAVPGLKFLNVSSNMLQQLDYTHMQVVRTLETLDMSRNSITSLTPGTFKDMNALKYLDLSLNSLRTIEDDALEGLESLQTLIIKDNNILLVPGSALGRLPQLTSLQLDFNRVAALSAEILGSLQAGDITSLSLSRNVIRELPPGSFQMFSSLHTLDLAGNSLAVVNADTFAGLEGTLMALKLSQNRLTGLGGTPWELPELRSLDLSGNSLTEIPISIFDELENLQSLNISGNHLAALTGALFKPLARLQVIDLSRCNIRQLSGDLLAGLQDLKHIHINDNQLKELQDGTFVNLWNISSIDLSNNRIESIRTGAFVNVMKLKRLNLQGNQLSAFKGEYFNTGTGIEELDISNNQLSYLFPSSFRIHPRLREIRAAHNKFSFFPAELISSLQYLEQIDLSHNQLKTIEELDFARLPRLRVLLVAHNQLDMVSEMAFHNSTQLQVLDLAYNSLDRVGERTFEGLVRLEQLNLEGNRLSELSDGVFERTKLQMLENINLAHNRFEYAPLNALQRQFFFVSSVDLSHNRIKELPGDDSIMVNIKRIDLSFNPLSAQAVHNVLNEPKTVRELSLAGTGIEQLDLLETPFLQFLNLSHNKLRHVKPDVFQRVTLLETLDLSGNQLQTLDELSQAWPQLQVLQELDVSNNSFEIISQANFGQLEMLRSLRLSHLPQCSRIEKNAFKQLPNLVHLEAYDLPLLGYLDLQGILELLPGLETLDIEVKDSSIGSEQIQPLKHPRLSSLGIRGERLKSISSGTLAGLKSSELMIKLVNTSLSALPPALLFPVPRSSQLNLNVEGSQITVLVPQFLNALEDRRASLQLQGLASNPIVCDCNARALRRWLPNSEMPDVTCQAPAFLANRKLIEVGDDELTCDARRMTSSTFRPTITVPPLHKSSSQLVTRSSSTTEEPLIIWSLEPTQPPSLKKIKTKAPLMKAQSPIISNDDTLIIGIVGGVVAFIAILIIIICIIRLRMSNAEYQQSTAMIGIPSGMHMGAHNAAYNYKNAAGAALYAVPPYQASYATLPHKAASIHQSTQNLTQRQQQQQQQQQQQQQAAAAAAAYSTMSRMSYFSGAGAGGGVPGSADGAESLTQHQHQHQHQPYIIYSDDKAYR, encoded by the exons ATGAAAACGTGGAAACAGCTGCCAAACGAGGGGCGGCGGCTCCTCCTCTTGCTGCTTTGTTGTCTCTCCCACTTGACCCACCGCAGCGAGGCCTGGCGGCCATGTCCGGAGCTCAGTCCCGCCCTGCGTCTGCCATGCAG GTGCAATGTAGTGCCGTTTGCAGCGACCGGGCAGCTCGGAGCCGTGGCCATGGACTGCGATCGCGTTGTCTTCCATGGCGATGCCCCACAGCTGCCGTACGGAGCCCCCATTGTGGCATATACGCAACGCTACAGCGGCCAACAGGTTCTGCCAGCCCAG ACATTTGGCCAGCTGAAGTTGACCATCGAGGAGCTGGATCTGTCCAACAACCTGATCAGGCGTATACCCGAAAAAGCCTTTGATGGCCTCAAGGATTCCCTAAACGAGCTGCGGCTGGCCAACAATTTGCTGGGCGACAACCTCAATCCCATTTTCTCCACGGCCGAGTTGCACGTGCTGAAGAACCTGAGGGTCTTGGACTTGTCGGGCAACAAGATCAAACTGATCGAGGAGGGTCTCCTGAAGGGCTGTTCGGACCTAAAGGAGTTCTATGTGGATCGCAACAGCCTCACGGCGGTGCCCACAAACTCCCTGAACGGTCCCAGTGGCCTGCGTCACCTGTCCCTGCGTCAGAATTTGATTG GGGCGCTGCTGCCGGACTCCTTCAACGCCCAACGGCAGCTGGAGATCATTGATCTGCGCCACAACATCCTTCGCAGCATCGACAGTCTGGCCTTCAAGGGCCTGCAGCGGATACGGGAAATCAAGCTGGCAGGCAACCGCATCACCCACCTGAACAGCGACGTCTTTGAAAAGCTGCAGACGCTGCAGAAGCTGGATCTGTCCGAGAACTTTTTCGGCCAGTTTCCCACCGTGGCCCTGGCAGCAGTACCCGGACTGAAGTTCCTGAATGTCTCCTCAAACATGCTTCAG CAACTGGACTACACCCACATGCAGGTGGTGAGGACCTTGGAGACCTTGGACATGAGTCGCAACAGCATAACCAGCCTTACACCTGGCACCTTCAAGGACATGAACGCTCTCAAGTATCTGGATCTCAGCTTGAATTCCCTGAGAACG ATTGAAGATGATGCCCTGGAGGGGTTGGAGAGCCTCCAGACCCTCATCATCAAGGACAACAACATTCTACTGGTGCCGGGCAGCGCTCTGGGGCGCCTGCCCCAGCTCACGTCTCTCCAGCTGGACTTCAATCGAGTGGCCGCCCTCTCGGCGGAGATCTTGGGGTCTCTTCAGGCGGGCGACATCACCAGCCTGTCGCTGTCGAGGAACGTCATTCGGGAACTGCCCCCCGGCAGCTTCCAGATGTTCAGCAGCCTGCACACCCTGGACCTTGCAGGCAACTCCCTGGCGGTCGTCAATGCGGACACATTTGCTGGACTGGAGGGCACACTGATGGCCCTGAAGCTGTCGCAGAATCGGCTCACGGGCCTCGGAGGGACGCCCTGGGAGCTGCCAGAGCTGCGATCCCTCGACCTGAGTGGAAACAGTCTGACAGAAATTCCGATCAGCATTTTTGACGAGCTGGAGAATCTGCAGTCCCTGAACATAAGCGGCAACCACTTGGCCGCCCTCACGGGAGCTCTGTTCAAGCCGCTCGCTCGACTGCAGGTCATCGATCTGAGTCGCTGCAACATCCGCCAGTTGAGCGGCGACCTGCTGGCTGGACTGCAGGACCTCAAGCACATCCACATCAACGACAATCAGCTGAAGGAGCTGCAGGACGGGACTTTCGTGAACCTGTGGAACATCAGCTCGATTGATCTGTCCAACAACCGCATCGAGTCCATCCGCACGGGGGCCTTCGTGAATGTGATGAAGCTGAAGAGACTGAATCTGCAGGGGAACCAGCTGTCGGCCTTCAAGGGCGAGTACTTCAACACGGGCACCGGCATCGAAGAGCTGGACATATCGAACAACCAGCTGAGCTACCTGTTCCCCTCCTCCTTCCGCATTCATCCCCGGCTGCGGGAGATCCGGGCGGCCCACAACAAGTTCTCGTTCTTCCCCGCGGAGCTGATCTCTTCGCTGCAGTACTTGGAGCAGATTGATCTGTCGCACAACCAGCTGAAGACGATCGAGGAGCTCGACTTTGCCCGTCTGCCGCGTCTGCGTGTCCTGCTGGTGGCCCACAACCAGCTGGACATGGTCAGCGAGATGGCCTTCCACAACTCCACGCAGCTGCAGGTCCTGGATCTGGCCTACAACAGCCTGGATCGCGTCGGCGAGCGCACCTTCGAGGGCCTGGTGCGTCTGGAGCAGCTCAACCTCGAGGGCAACCGCCTGTCGGAGCTGTCCGACGGCGTCTTTGAGCGCACCAAGCTGCAGATGCTCGAAAACATTAACCTGGCCCACAACCGCTTCGAGTACGCTCCCCTCAATGCCCTGCAGCGGCAGTTCTTCTTTGTATCCTCGGTCGACCTGAGCCACAATCGGATCAAGGAGCTGCCAGGGGACGACAGCATCATGGTGAACATCAAGCGCATCGACCTCTCGTTCAACCCACTCTCCGCCCAGGCCGTGCACAACGTCCTCAACGAGCCGAAGACAGTCCGCGAGCTGAGTCTGGCCGGGACAGGGATCGAGCAGTTGGACCTACTGGAGACTCCCTTCCTGCAGTTCCTGAACCTCTCGCACAACAAGCTGCGCCACGTGAAGCCGGACGTGTTCCAGCGAGTCACACTGCTGGAGACATTGGATCTTTCCGGCAACCAGCTGCAGACCCTGGACGAACTCTCGCAGGCCTGGCCTCAGCTGCAAGTGCTCCAGGAGCTGGACGTTTCCAACAACAGCTTTGAGATAATTTCGCAGGCCAACTTTGGGCAGCTGGAGATGCTGCGATCGCTGCGTCTGAGCCACCTGCCGCAGTGCAGCAGAATCGAGAAGAACGCCTTCAAGCAGCTGCCGAACCTGGTCCATCTGGAGGCGTACGATCTGCCCCTGTTGGGCTACCTCGACCTGCAGGGCATCCTCGAGCTGCTGCCCGGCCTGGAGACGCTGGACATCGAGGTGAAGGACTCGAGCATAGGCAGCGAGCAGATCCAGCCCCTGAAGCATCCGCGCCTGAGCAGCCTCGGCATTCGCGGGGAGCGCCTGAAGTCCATATCCTCGGGCACCCTGGCAGGCCTCAAGAGCAGCGAGCTGATGATCAAACTGGTGAACACCTCTCTCAGTGCCCTGCCGCCGGCGCTGCTCTTCCCCGTTCCGCGCTCCTCGCAGCTCAACCTGAACGTTGAGGGCTCCCAGATTACGGTACTGGTGCCGCAGTTCCTCAATGCTCTGGAGGATCGCCGTGCCAGTCTGCAGCTGCAGGGTCTGGCCAGCAATCCCATCGTGTGCGACTGCAACGCCCGGGCTCTGCGGCGCTGGCTGCCCAACTCGGAGATGCCCGATGTGACCTGCCAGGCGCCGGCCTTCCTGGCCAACCGAAAGCTCATCGAAGTGGGCGACGATGAACTGACCTGCGACGCCCGCCGCATGACTTCCTCCACATTCCGACCCACCATCACAGTGCCACCTCTGCACAAGTCGTCCAGCCAGCTGGTGACCCGGAGCAGCTCCACGACCGAGGAACCCCTGATCATATGGAGCCTGGAGCCCACCCAGCCGCCCAGCCTGAAGAAGATCAAGACGAAGGCTCCGCTGATGAAGGCCCAGTCGCCGATCATCAGCAACGACGACACGCTTATCATTGGCATCGTCGGTGGCGTGGTGGCTTTCATAGCCATCCTGATCATCATCATATGCATCATTCGGCTGCGCATGAGCAACGCCGAGTACCAGCAGAGCACGGCCATGATCGGCATTCCCTCCGGCATGCACATGGGTGCCCACAACGCGGcctacaactacaagaatgCAGCTGGTGCCGCTCTCTACGCGGTTCCGCCGTACCAGGCCAGCTACGCCACTCTGCCCCACAAAGCGGCCTCCATTCACCAGTCCACACAGAATCTGACtcagcgccagcagcagcagcagcaacagcaacagcagcagcaacaggcggctgctgcagccgccgcctACTCAACCATGTCCCGCATGTCATACTTCAGTGGAGCGGGTGCGGGAGGGGGAGTCCCTGGGAGTGCCGATGGGGCAGAAAGCCTGACGCAGCATCAGCACCAACATCAACACCAGCCCTATATCATATACTCGGATGACAAGGCCTACAGATAA